A segment of the Odontesthes bonariensis isolate fOdoBon6 chromosome 8, fOdoBon6.hap1, whole genome shotgun sequence genome:
GGCTTGGAGAGGCTGTAAAGGCAGCTGCTGGGAAGGGGAGCACCAGGCAGGAGATCTATTCCACAATCATAGGGACGGTGAGGGGGTAGAGAAAGAGCACGTTCCTTGCTGAATACCATTTTGAGGTCATGGTAGTCGGGTGGAATGGAGAATAGATCAGAGACTTCAGGCAGGGATTCAGGACAGGGCACAGAAAAAGGTGGGGCTGACTCCAAACAACTAGCATGGCAATGAAGGCTCCAACTGATGATCTCTCCTGTCCTCCAATCAATTTGGGGATTATGTTGTGCTAGCCAGGGGAGGCCGAGGACTACAGGAACGGAAGGTTAATTAATTAGAGTTAATTAGGTGAAAACTGATCTCCTCCTGATGTTTACCAGACAATAGTAATCGCACAGACACAGTCCTTTGAGTAATGTTGGCTAAGAGTCTACCATCTAATGCACTAGCTTCAAGTGGCTTATCTAAAGATATGGCAGATGTAACTGCTTAGCAACGGTAGGATCAAGGAAATTCTCATCTGCACCGGAATCAATAAGAGCAAAGCAATCAATAGACTGACCTTTCCATGACAATGTTGCTTGCACTTGTGCTCGGGGAGAGAGGGGAAGGGTGGTGTGACTCGACAGGATTCTCTCTACTGACAAGCCTGGTTGTTTTTTGAAGAGCGATTAGGACAGGAGGCCAGGAAATGCCCAGGTTTCCTACAATACAAGCAACTGTTACTTTTAATGCGGCGCTGACGCTCCTCTGGCTCCAGGTGGAAACGTCCCAGTTGCATTGGCTCAGGTGAGAGGTCCCTCTTAAGCAGACCAGGAACTGTTCCTCCTTCACTTTGGTGTCTACGGGATCCTGATGCAGATAGGGGTTGCCATGGAGAGGCAGTGGGTGGGCGCTGCTGCTTTTCTCTTCTCCGCTCTCGCAATCGATTATCAATGCGGATAGCCAGGGACACTAGACCCTCAAAATCAGAAGGCTCCTGGTAAGATACAAGTTCATTTTTAATCAAATCATTTAATCCGTGACAGAAAACAGCTTGAAGGGATTCATTATTCCAGCCACTCTCAAGGGACAGGGTACGAAACTCCACTGAAAATTCAGCAATACTACGCATACCTTGGCGTAAGGAGAGTAACCTTTTGGAGGCATCTGGGCCACGAACCGGGTGGTCGAAAACCCTCCTCATCTCAGCAGAAAAGGCAGCGTAGGAAGCGATGATTGGAGACCTTTTCTCCCACATTGCTGCAGCCCAGGCCAAGGCATCTCCACGCAGAAGCCCCATTAGGTAAGCAATTCTTGACTGCTCCGTGGAATAAGACTGGGGCTGTTGACTGAACACCAGATCACATTGCAACAGAAAGGAACGACATAATCCAAAGTCACCTTCATAGCGATCTGGAGGAGGAAGCCATGGCTCCTTAAAGGGAACTGAAGGGGGCGCTGGTGGAGCTGGAACTGGTGGCTGAGCTGGAACTGGTGGCTGAGCTGGAACTGGTGGCTGAGCTGGAACTGGTGGCTGAGCTGGAACTGGTGGCTGAGCTACGGGCCCCGAGAGCTGATTCACCTGGTCCCGAATATCTGTCTCCCTGGTGGTGAGATCACGAAGGGCGTCCATTACCTGCATTAGCACCTGATTGTGCTCTCCAAGCAGTTTGCCATGATGGGAGACGGCCTGGCAGACGGAGTCAGCGTCGGTTGGGTCCTGCATGGCCGGATCGTGCTGTCAGGCTTCTGCAAGGAACCCAAAGTGACACCAACTGGTAAAGAACAAGTTTATTGGTGATGCAGGTGGTTTCAGGGAAAGGGCTGGGCTCCCAGGGGAGCTGGCAGACAGGATGGTATTGGGTTGGCAGGCAGGCTGGAACACAGGTTTGTCCGgaactggataaagcaggttagAATTAGTAACTGATTTGAATTAAACAGAGCTTATGTTAGATGTCGCTTTGACAAACCGTGAGATAGAATGACGATCCGGCAGAGACTGAAGGCAAGAAAGGAACTAAATACAGGCTGGGTGATGAGCTGATGGAAAGCAGGTGGCTTGATTGAAGCCGCAGGGCAGGTGTGGAGTGGCAGGTAAGCAGATCCAAAGTGACAGTGCAGGGGAAAGGAAAAAGTAACAAACATACAagagacaaaacacaaaaactgtcacGAAGCTGGCCTTGTGAcaattacagagttctgatgctccaccaccaacagacccatattacagagttctgatgcaccaccaccaacagacccgtattacagagttctgatgctccaccaccaacagacccgtattacagagttctgatgctccaccaccaacagacctgtattacaaaGTTCTGATGTCAGGTTCATGCTTCAGAATGTAGATCAGGAGTTTCTaactgaaaaacagaaacattttcagCTTTTATGCAGGAAGAAGCTCACTTTCCTGCTGAAGATCTGAATGTCTAAAACAGACTTTCTGGATGAAATCAAACCATCTGATCAGCTGGTCACAGACTCATGAACATGCTGCCTGACGTGAGAAAAAATGAATCAGAAGCAGCTGGAATCTGATGTTGGACAGTTTGTTTGCTGAACAGTCTGTTGGTGGCCCCATGGAGCTGAATTAGGAGTGATTAAGAGCTGCTTTGACCCATTAACTTGCTCTGTGTGTGCATatcaacacaaacagacacattaACCAAGTCACTGAATACTTAGTTATTCATGTTATTATGTTAACCGTATTTTATTCTGGTCGGATCATGTGAGTCTCTGAGAGAACTTTCTGGGAATACTTTAAAAAGCCTTCTTCATGTTCTAATTAAAGGTTAATGAACCATTTTGCTgaatatttcatcacatttgttCGGTTTAGACATATTTTCTCTCAATGTTTCTCTTAGAATTTttacatttgacatttttttatattaaatgAGTATTTTCTCCTATTAAAGGCACAGATGGTTCACCTCACATTTATCCAAATCAAATATTAATTCAGTTATATCATAATTCCAACAGCGTTGAAGCTGCTGACGTCTCAGGTAAACTGATCAAGAGGCTCAGTGATGAAGGGCAGCAGGTGGCTGACAGATAAAAACCCAATAAGAACCTTTACTTTTCCGTGACCGCAGGTTTAATCCGGATGCTTAAGATTTACCTGAGCGGGTCATCCTCCCCAATCCTCCAAATCCTGAAAACATCGTCACAGAATCAGATTACAGACATAATGACTCCACAGCTCAGACTCAGGGGTCCGTCAGAGGATCAATCTCTGCCTTTTCACAGCTGAAACGTGAAGCAGGAGTGTTTGGAAGTGGGACTCATGTTGGTGTTTGGGCTGATTTTCATCTGCTGAGGACAAACTGAAACTCTGGAGCAGCTTTGACAGACCTAATCGATGGTGGTGATTGATTGTTGCCCTTCAGAGCGGGGGCTGTATCATAACCAGGCTGTGAGCAGGATAAGCATGGGTATGATACGACCTCAGTTTGGAGGGGCTTCTCTTCAGCCTGAAGCTAACGGTAGAGCAGAAGCTTTGCTTTGATTTTTGGAGGAAACTTTCTGTCTTCTGTTAGATTTTAGTGAACCCAGTGTTTGTGTTTGGTTTGGTCTGAGTTTGATTGTGTTTATGTAAATGTTCACATTGAATAAAGCTGAATCTAATCAACTTGTTTCGTCTGTGAAGTGAATCTGACTCTGACTTGAATTAACTTTAAATACTTTCTCATGAAATAACATTTATCTCCCGATTTAAACGCTGGAAATCGTTCAGCCATCGGTGTCACGTAGCTGTTTGAAACTGTCGTCTTTAGAGAGAAATGATTcaaaggatttgttgataataacttccagaggaggaaacagaaacaCTGAGTTGTGTTCAGGTGTTTTATTAAAAGCAGATTTACATCAGAAGTCGTCTCAGGAAACCTTACAGAGAAAGAAAACTCATTCAATCAAATTAATgtcagtttttatttaaaaacatcacCAGCTGAGGACACCAATAGATTGAATCTGATCCTCAGTTCCATTCTGAGCTGCTCAGACTGAGCAAACAGCCGAGCTGAGATGTGATGAcaccagaaccagcagaaccagcagaacctaCGGTATGTCCGCACATGGAGAGTTCAGAGAGTTTGGATCTTTGTCAGTAACTCTGTATTTGAGCCATGAGTTTGGGAGACCTGTGCAACACCCACATCATCAAAAACTGTTCTTTAACAACTGTTTTGTAGGTTTGACACGTGTTTTATGCCCCCTGGTGGATAAACCGGTGTTCTGCAGTTAAAAGCAGAACTAGGAAGTCATTTCCAAAATGTCCGCCTCTGGGAAAGTCTATCATTTAAGTTGTTATTGGTATTTcaaaatgaatatttttttttactgaaacaaCATATAATGACTTtatatttatttgttaaaataTTAGTGAAATGATCTAGAAAATGTGTCAGATAGGATTCAGCAGGTAAAGATGGTGATTTGTCCCAATCACACGATAccaaaaacaaatatttcatttaaaaaatctaAACCAATTAAAGATTAAAATATTGAAATATTTCGAATATTCTTTTATATTAAACCAAGATTATGATGTTCATAATATTAATTAGTCGTTATTAGTTTTTACAAGCACAAATTAACAGAAATTTATATCTAATTATTCTAAAAGTacaaaaatatttgtttttgcacATATTTTCAGATGTCAGAACAATACATTTTTCAAGACGTCATCAGAATGATTGTGGATGATTATTCAAGTGACATTAAGCAACAAGGGGGAAATGAGAATGATGATGAGGAGTGGACAGAAATCTCAGATTAAAGTGATTAGGAAGATTTGTAAGATACCGACAAGACTGTTGCTCATCACTATCACACGAATATGTGGACGAGCCCAGAAGAGGAAGGCCCAACAGGACAGGACACAGCAACATTCTGACAGtgaaaggaaaaggaaatgAATATTGGaggaaaaaatatgaaaaatctGCTGAATTCGTTGGATGTGTTGAGGAATACTTCAAATAATACAGATATGGTGTCTGAACAGGGACATAAACTGTTTTAATTTGACCTAAAAATGTCATGAAAGGTTCcaggaagaaaacaaaaaaacatgaaataaataatagtaAGTTTATAAgtagacagtttctccctgaagcgctcaggtccaaagataacgacttcagtttgtctgagtttagaagcagacagttctgagttatccaggtctttatgtctttcagACAtgttgtagtctgaccaacctattgggttcatctgggtTATAAAACAGATTACAGGACAGGTCACTTTGCTGCTTTTATCCACGTTTCTTTCTTCTATCATATTTGTTTGTGAACTGTTTTTTAtgagtcattttttttcttggaaaTGATCAACAAATAaccatttatttctgtttttactcTGAATAATCTGATTTTAATCGTTTAAATAGTGCTCCAAAGGTGAGCTGTGTGGGAGCTTAACATTTCTGTGAACATGAACTGTGACAGAGTCGCTTTAACAGGATGTGACCTGCACTTACTCTGTTTTATTCACGGCTGAACGCTGGAAACTGCTCAGAGCCACCAGCAGGGAGCACTTCCTTTAGTTTACACTTTGATAGGAAAcgttttgttcttttctgttgtcTCATTTTCATTAAGTAAGACTTCGAATAATTACAGGTTCTCTGTGTGTCCTCCACCATTGTCGGATTCATTTAGAGATTTCTCTCTCTTTATAGAGTTCGGTGTGAATATCCATGACGGTAGGGCGGAACAAACATTCCGGCCCGTGTTTCCTGTCGGAGCGTTATTGAGGTTGCATGCAGGAAACCTGTGCGAGATGGCGGTCGACTCTCGGACCGTTTAGGACTCTTTCAGCTCCACTTCGCTGTGACCCGTCTGCCTTACCGGATCCTGCTTCTGACCCGTGATGGAGGGGGGTAAACCGAGCCTGGCGCTGGTCTACCAGGCGGTCCAGGCCCTGTACCACGACCCGGACCCGGCCGGGAAGGAGCGAGCCTCGCTGTGGCTCGGAGAGCTCCAGAGATCGGTGAGAAAATGGGAGCCGCCGGCGGACCGGACCGAGAGTCCGGTGTGGTTTGATGTGGTGTGTATGGACCGGATTTCAGAGTTCCACCTAAGGGGCAAACGGACAGGTGGCGTAAAGTGCGCAGACTCAGAGGAGCCGCTGGTTCCTGTTAGCATCACAGCTAAGCTAATAAAATGAATGGATCCAAACAGGAACCGCAGATGCGCGTGGGGCTGATGGTTGATACATATAACCAATTAAAGACAGTCTGTCTGGTTTAACTAAAGTCCATTCCACTATTTTGAGGCTAATACCTTATTTAAGGTGGAAATATTGTGTTAATTTCAGCGGGCCCGGTTCTGTTAGCATGGCTAATGTAGCCGCCTGCTTTAATGCTGACAGCTCTGAACCAAACTCCGGAAAAACTCCCGAAAAAGTCCTCTGATAGAAACTACAGATGGTCAGGGAGAGTATGTGTTCCCCAGAACATTTAACTTGGGTTATTTTTCACAGTGACGTCACACAGGTGTTCACACTGTTGTGGTAGCTGGTGTGACGTCATGCTGTGGCAGGAGGGCGGGTCTGTGGTTCTGAGGCGTCAGTCAGAACCTCTGGTGTCAGCACGGACCACCATGGTCCACCCGGTGGGACCGGTCCAGAGTCCCCGTGGAACCGGTCCAGAGTCCCCGTGGAACCAGAGTCCCGGTGGAACCGGTCCAGAGTCCCCGTGTGACCGGTCCAGAGTCCCTGTGGAACTGGTCCAGAGTCCCCGTGTGACCGGTCCAGAGTCCCCGTGGAACCAGAGTCCCGGTGGAACTGGTCCAGAGTCCCCGTGGAACCAGAGTCCCCGTGTGACCGGTCCAGAGTCCCCGTGGAACTGGTCCAGAGTCCCCGTGTGACCGGTCCAGAGTCCCCGTGGGACCGGTCCAGAGTCCCCGTGGGACCAGAGTCCCGGTGGAACCGGTCCAGAGTCCCCGTGGGACCGGTCCAGAGGGAGTTAGGGTGAGTTAGGGTGAGTTAGGGTGAGTTCTCTGAAGAGAGGAGTATTTGCTCTGACAGCATctgggagctggttccaccATCATGGAACCACCAATGAGAACAGTCTGGCCTGAGACTGCCTTGTTTAGAGGGAAGGAACCAGACCAGGTTCCTGGGACCAACACAGCCTTCATGACCGGCTGCTGCAGACCCAGGTCTCTGGAGGCAGCTTCAGGGACTgggtctgattcaggcagccGGGGGGCAGCCATGGAGGGAGGGACCTGTAACCTCTTTGGGTTCTGGGACAGCAGATGCTCTGCCAGGTTCTGGCCCATCTGAGGGGGTTCTGTAGCAGGAGCTGGTGTCAGACTGAGACTTTCAGAGCTGTTGCAGCCTCATTCAGAGTCTGAAGGACCAGAGGCTGTACATGGAGCAGGACCAGTGGGTTCTGAAGGCCACTTCAGGTCCAGCTCAGTCAACTCAACATCGTTCACTTCTTACAAGGTGCTATCGCCATGGTAACTGATCAGGAGCCGGTTGGCTTTTCTTTTTGAGTTTGTCCTCAGATGGAAACGTTTCTGTGGCCTAAAATTCTAAAAGTTGTTCCTGCTGACTTTGTTCGGCTTGGGGTTTGGAACACGTTTGTTTTTTAGAATAATCTCTGACCGGTTAAGTTAGGTGAGGACTGAGAGGACTTTCTTCTTCTTAAAACAGTTCTTACAGTCAGCAACATCTAAAAACCCCTTTGATGAAATGGTCAGACGCAGCAATGACCTCAGACTGTCCCATTGAGCCCTCTGACAGGACCTTTGTTCATGATGGGTCCAAATCACATCCGATTTCACCTACTCTgatccagaaccagaactcctGGGCTGACTAACAGAGCGGATTTGGTTAACCTAAAGATAACCGGGAAAACCTGCTGTGATCCTTTTGATGAggcagtgatgacatcacttcctgtctctCCCACAGATGTATGCGTGGGAGATCTCcgaccagctgctgcagctcaaaCAGGACGTGGAGTCCTGTTACTTTGCTGCTCAGACCATGAAGATGAAGATCCAGACATCCTTCTTCGAGCTTCCTCCTGAGACCCACAATGCACTGCGGGACTCCCTGCTGACCCACATCCAGAACCTCAAAGACCTGTCGCCCATCATCGTCACACAGGTGAGTCGGCAAGGGTAACAGCCGCTGATCAGGCCTGGAAACACTTCTGTTCTCCTCCAGGGGAGAATGTTAGAGCCTGCCAGTCTGATAGATAGTTAGTTAGTTATTTAGTCAGAcaattagttagttagttagttagttagtcagttAGATagctagttagttagttagttagtttggCAGACAATTAGTTAGTTAGCTAGTTAGACAGTTAGTTAGCCAGACAATtaattagttagttagttagtcagacagttagCTGATTAATCAGACAGTTAGTAAGTTGGTTAGTCAGTCAGACAGTTAGTCAGACAGACAGTTAGATAGTTAGACAGTTAGCTAGTTCGTTAGTCAGACAGTTAGTTAGTTCGTCAGACAGTTGGTCagtcagttagttagttagtcagacagttagtaagttagttagtcagacagttagATAGTCAGacgttagttagttagttagttagttagttagttagttagttagtcggacagttagttagtcagacagaCAGTTAGTCGgacagttagttagttagttatacAGTTAGTCAGACAGGTAGTTACTCATACAGTTGGTTAGTTTCTCAGACTCATCCTAACCGCAGTTACAGCTCATACTGGTTAGTGATCGTTAGTGAACATTCCTGATCAGTGGGTCAGGGTCAGAAGGATCAGAACATTTCGGATCGGTCTGTCTGAGAGCAGGAAGCCTCCATCTATCACATCACTTATCAACTGGAAGTTTTCTGACACCAGCTTCTGGTATTTAACCCAACTGGGAATTCAGGAAGTTTGAAAACCAGTTTCAAAAGAGGAAATAGTTTCTGTAAGATGCCTGAAACATTCATTCAGTTGAACTTTCTTTAACCTCTTTTCTTCTCAGCTGGCTCTGGCGATAGCTGACCTCGCTCTTCAGATGGCTTCGTGGAAAGGATGCGTTCACACGCTCATAGAAAAGTGGGTATTCTCCCCATCATCTGACCCTGTATGTTTGAGTTGAAAACCAGAATCTGCCTGATAACTCAGCtggtgtctctgtgtctcctcccCCTCAGGTACAACAATGACATCAGCTCAATGCCCTTCCTCATAGAGATTCTGACAGTTCTTCCCGAGGAGGTCCACAGCCGGTCTTTACGGATCGGTGCCAATCGCAGGACAGAAATCATCGAGGATCTGGCGTATTACTCGAGCACCGTGGTCACTCTGCTGGTTAGACCAACCttagtgtgtttctgtgctctggttctggtccagACTCTGTTGGCTTTGGGGCTGTTTGATGAAACCCTTCAGATCTTGAGGACTatgacgtttttttttctcaggaagattgtttgttttctgtctccgTAGACGACCTGCGTGGAGAAGACGGGCAGCGATGAGAAGATGCTCATCAAGGTGTTTCGGTGTCTGGGAAGCTGGTTCAACCTGGGAGTCCTGGACTGCAACTTCATGGCCAGTAACCAGCTGCTCATGGTTCTGTTTCAAGTTCTGGTGAGGTTCACAGTCTAATGTTGGGTAGCTACGGGGTGAGAGGCGCCTGCTTTTCATGGTCTGTGTCTCTTCAGCAGAGGGACGAAACCCCGACCAACCTGCACGAAGCAGCGTCGGACTGCGTCTGCTCGGCTCTCTACGCCATAGAAAACGTGGACACCAACATGCCGTTGGCTCTGCAGCTCTTCCAGGGGGTCCTGACCCTGGAGACGGCCTATCACATGGCTGTGGCCCGAGAAGACCTGGACAAGTGAGAACACGACACATGGCTTTGATGGCTGAGTCGCTGCTCACGCTCAGTCAGGCTTACGGGTGCCATTTGTCCACAGGGTGCTGAACTACTGCAGGATCTTCACTGAACTCTGTGAGACCTTTTTAGAGACCACGGTCCGGAGTCCGGGTCAGGGAATGGGAGACCTGAggacgctggagctgctgctgatcTGTGCAGGACACCCACAGTACGAGGTACCAGAACAACCACAACACCCCCCTCCACCTTTAGAAAGGCTTCAGATGCTGCATCAGACCAGTCAAAAGCTTCTCCTCTATAACTTTTAAATGGATGTATTTGTGATGATGCGAGCCTGTGCCCAACCGTACACTTTAGTCCCAGAAGGTGCCTGGTGCTCCTGCTCTGAGGTAATGAGATCCTACGATCGTCCTCAGTTCCTCCAGAAGTTTCTGAGTCCACTGCAGTCCCAGTTTTGCTGTCCAGTGGTCAGAAAGCTCTGTTTCTGGAGCTCTGTTTGGGATTCTGGTCTCTGTTCAGATGTAGTTTGTCTGGATGATCATTCTGCTCTCTGTGGTCCAGGTTGTGGAGATTTCCTTTAACTTCTGGTATCGTCTTGGAGAACATCTGTATAAGATCAACGACGCGGCTCTTCATACCATCTTCAGACCTTACATCCAGAGACTCCTGCACTGTTTGGCGCGACACTGCCAGCTCGATCCAGACCACGTAAGAGTTCTGATCCAGTCTCCACAGAAGCTCCTCTGACCGGCTGGTCTCATGTCTCCCCCATGTTTGTCCACCTCCTCGGTAAATATGATTCGGGTTATTCAGTCATGTTGCTTTGACCCGACAGGAGGGAATCCCAGAGGACACTGATGACTTTGGGGAGTTCAGGATGAGAGTCTCAGATCTGGTTAAAGATGTCATTTTTCTTGTTGGATCCATGGAGTGCTTCTCTCAGGTATTTTGAACTACTTATCCGTTTCACATGAGTGTGTTCACCTTCATTTAGTGTGAATTTAATTTTCCTTCTGTCCTCAGTTGTATTCTACATTAAAAGATGGCAATCCTCCCTGGGAGGTGACGGAGGCTGTTCTCTTCATCATGGCTTCCATTGCAAAAAGTGTTGATCCGTGAGTATCTGCAGAGGCCCGGAGACGCTTTGACAAAGGTGCCAGCTGTTCCCTGCCCTGCTTTGTTGTGGTTGTGTAAGCAGAGTTATCCTCCATGTTTCAGTGAGAACAACCCAACGCTGTCAGAGGTATTGCAGCAGGTGGTCTTACTTCCAGAAAGCGTCCACATGGCAGTCCGGTACACAAGCATCGAGCTGGTTGGAGAGATGAGCGAGGTGGTGGACAGAAACCCGAGGTTCCTGGGTACGATGCCAGAGGGTTCACTCCTGTTGTCTCAGATTAGTACGCCATTCTCCTGGAGTGATCTGagatgttcacttcctgttgaaAGTCCTCCTGTTAGCTCTGAAGTTAAAATTTTTGTGTGCTTCTCCTGGCTCAGACCCAGTGTTGAACTACCTGATGAAAGGCCTGAGAGAGAAACCGCTGGCGTCTGCAGCGGCGAAGGCCATCCACAACATCTGCTCAGTGTGCAGGGATCACATGGCTCAACATTTCCAGGGGCTGCTAGACATCGCTCGGGCTCTGGACTCCTTTGCTCTGTCCACTGAGGCTGCTGTCGGACTGCTCAAAGGTACCTGCATTACACCTGAAACAGGGTCATACAGGTAACTGATTGGTTGGCTTTGAGCTTTAAAACTGCTCAGTAGGGCTGCACAATATATCGAAAATGTATCGTTATCGCGATACCACGGCTTGCAATACACGTATCGCAAAAGGAAAAATTTTATcgcaaattatttatttattttttttttttttcccttgtcctgtccagcattatggcagcagaattgtaatctggggagcaggtcgtttaggccattggcgtttaggccgcagtcgtttaggccaggctacctgagcagctgaaatctttattattgtacattcgttattatttgaagtgggcgttttattttgaagacggtttgtgcagttcctcttcctttcttcacgttcaccactcgacatgtttacaccggtgcggcagtcactgacgatgtaagttatgttcatactgatgtgaaatgaatgtgtacatgttacttacctttctgatagtgttttcttgctcctggtgtgtatttgcactctttaaaatgtccgtttctgctcgttagcatgatcgcgatttagcattgttaagctaaccgaatttgtattatacagcattattgtccaatgaatgtggcaatgcggatgattatttccacaattttatgaatttataaatcaccatttattaaataaaaaaaacgtttccacactaaagttggttattaaataatttaccatagttatgtaggctacccagacagaccagcaGAGCTGACTtgtatcttataataacgaatgtacagtaataaagattccagctgctcaggtagcctggcctaaacgactgcagggggggctaaacgactgcggcctaaatgccaatggcctaaacgacctgtatccgtaatctgaataccgtttatgctaaacaaatttgctatgccaagggaagatTTATGAATGTAAATTCACTAGCCATTTTGGTCTTTTCCCCATGTAATCATTTAAGCACTTTTAAGTCCCTCCCGACCTCATTTTGTGAACTCCTCCGTGATTCACCTAATTTGCTGTTATTAAAAAGGTTGACATTTTAAGTTTATGCTGTATATCAGCCATGTTTTTtcctaataaaaaaatgttggaaATAAAACATTGCTCTCAGTTGTTTTATACATGATAAAATGCAGAATGGCAAGTAGAGAGggaaaaatatatgtatatattaaatATCGCAAGTAATATCGATATCGCGGTATCCAGTCATGTTATCGTGTATCGCATATTTTTCTAATATCGTGCAGCCCTACT
Coding sequences within it:
- the LOC142385680 gene encoding transportin-3, with translation MEGGKPSLALVYQAVQALYHDPDPAGKERASLWLGELQRSMYAWEISDQLLQLKQDVESCYFAAQTMKMKIQTSFFELPPETHNALRDSLLTHIQNLKDLSPIIVTQLALAIADLALQMASWKGCVHTLIEKYNNDISSMPFLIEILTVLPEEVHSRSLRIGANRRTEIIEDLAYYSSTVVTLLTTCVEKTGSDEKMLIKVFRCLGSWFNLGVLDCNFMASNQLLMVLFQVLQRDETPTNLHEAASDCVCSALYAIENVDTNMPLALQLFQGVLTLETAYHMAVAREDLDKVLNYCRIFTELCETFLETTVRSPGQGMGDLRTLELLLICAGHPQYEVVEISFNFWYRLGEHLYKINDAALHTIFRPYIQRLLHCLARHCQLDPDHEGIPEDTDDFGEFRMRVSDLVKDVIFLVGSMECFSQLYSTLKDGNPPWEVTEAVLFIMASIAKSVDPENNPTLSEVLQQVVLLPESVHMAVRYTSIELVGEMSEVVDRNPRFLDPVLNYLMKGLREKPLASAAAKAIHNICSVCRDHMAQHFQGLLDIARALDSFALSTEAAVGLLKGTALVLARLPLEKISECLSDLCAVQVLALKKLLTEESINGKSADPTVWLDRLAVIFRHTNPIVENGQTHPCQKVIQEIWPVLSETLNTHQADNRIVERCCRCLRFAVRCVGKGSASLLQPLVTQMVSVYQVYPHSCFLYLGSILVDEYGMEEGCRQGLLDMLQALCMPTFQLLEQPNGLRNHPDTVDDLFRLATRFVQRSPITLLSSSIIVHIIQCAIAATSLDHRDANCSVMKFVRDLIHTGISNDHEEDFEVRKRLIGQAMEQHGQQLVSQLMQSCCFCLPPYTLPDVAEVLWEIMLFDRPMFCRWLENALKALPKETSGGAVTVTHKQLTDFHKQVTSAEECKQVCWAIREFTRLFR